CTGGCAGGCGACCCGCTATCTTGCCGATGGCGCCGGCGAGATCGGCCTGATCGTCCCCGGCATCGGCCTCGAACACTTCCTCGATCTCTACATGGACGCCAAGGACGCCGAAGCCGGCCTCACCGGCGGAACCCCGCGCACGATCGAAGGCCCGCTCTACGTCGCTGGTGCACCGCTGGTGGATGGCAGTGACGAAGTGGACCTGACTTCCGACCCCGACGATACCGACACGCTGCACATGACCGGCACGATCACCGGCCCCGATGGCGAGCCGGTCAAGGACGCGATCCTCCACGTCTGGCACGCGAACAGCAAGGGCTGGTATTCGCACTTCGATCCCACGAGCGAGCAGACCCCGTTCAACAACCGCCGCCGCATCCGCGTCCCCGCCGACGGTCGCTACGCCTTCCGCTCCAAGATGCCGCATGGCTATTCCGTGCCGCCGGGTGGCGCCACCGACGTGCTGATGCAGGCGCTCGGCCGCCACGGCAATCGCCCAGCGCACGTCCACTTCTTCGTCGAGGCGCCGGGCTACCGCACGCTGACCACGCAGATCAACTTCGGCGACGACCCCTTCGCGGCCGACGATTTCGCCTTCGGCACGCGAGAGGGCTTGCTGCCGGTGCCGAGCCGCCAGGGCGATACCGCCCACATCGCGTTCGACTTCCAGCTCCAGCGCGCCCGCTCGGAGGACGAGCAGCGGTTCTCGGAACGCACCCGCGCCCAGGCCTGATCCCGAAGGAGCGGGGCCACAAGGCTCCGCTCCCGCACGTCTGCCGCTTATGCGCTTTCGCGCGCGATCAAGCGGAAGCCGACGTCAATCCACCGCTCGGGCGGGGTGGACTTGTCGGCCTTGCGCCGGATTGCAGCGATGGCCTCGCGGGCGATCCGCGCGCCGTCAACTTCGACGGACGTGATCGTCGGTCGCATTTCGCCCGCTATCGAACTGTTGCCAAAGCCGACCACGGCGATGTCCTCGGGCACCTTGAGGCCCGCGGCAAGCGCCTCGACAATCACGCCCTGCGCCAGATGGTCAGACCCGCACACCACCACGTCCGGCATTTCCGGAAGGCGGCGGATCTCTGCAAAGATGCGCCGCGCGTGGCCAAAGCGCGAAGGCACTTCGACCGAGGATTCGGTGAACGGCCCCGAGCCCTCCGCTTCCCACGCCCCGACGAATCCGGTGCGCCGCATCTGCGCGCGCGATCCTTTCGCCGTGACGAGATGGGGCCTGCGGTAGCCGCGCGAGATGACGAACCGCGCCACCGCGCTGCCTGCCGCCTCGTGGCTGAAGCCGACCGCGATGCCGATGGGATCTTCGGGCAGGTCCCACACCTGGATGAACAGCGCCGGCGAACGCCGCACCATCTGTTCCACCTGAGGCGTCACCGGTCCGGTGAAGATGATGGCATCGACCCGGCGGCTCAATGCTGCGCGGATCAGGTCTTCGGTCCGCGATTCCGAAACGCCGGTCAGCCCCAGCATCACCGTCGTCCCTGCGGCGGAGAGTTCCTCCACCATCGCCTGGATCGTGTCGTTGAAGATGGAGTCGGTGAGATAGGGGATCAGCACCGCGACCATCTTGGACTTGCTCGACGCAAGCCCGCCCGCCAGCAGGTTCGGGATATAGCCGGTCGCGGCAATCGCATCGCGGATGCGCTCGGCCGTCGCGGCGGCGACGACCGACGGGTTGTTGACGAAGCGACTGACGGTTGCGGTCGAAACGCCCGCGCGGCTGGCCACGTCATCGAGCGTCGGTGCCCGGGTATCGGCGGCCTCGTCGGCGTCTGTGGCGTGGTTCATCGTGCCTGCCTAGCGCGACTGCCGGGGCGCTGACAATCGCGCCCGCACGTCAAACGAAGCGCAGCGGCACCGAAAGCGCGCCGACCTCGGGCCAGCGGCTCACGCTTACCGGCCCGGAAAGCTCGAACTCGCGCGTTGCGGCCAGGATTTCCTCCAGCGCCACGCGAAGCTGCATCCGTCCCAGATGCACGCCGGGGCAATTATGCGGCCCGCGACCGAAAGCCAGGTGCTGCGCGATGTTGGGGCGGTTGAGGATGAACTTGTCGCCGTCCGGGAACACGTCCTCGTCGCGGTTTGCCGATGCATAGACCAGCGCGATCGCCTCGTCCTTGGGGATCGTGCGTCCGCCCATATCCACGTCGCACACCGCCG
This window of the Novosphingobium aromaticivorans DSM 12444 genome carries:
- a CDS encoding LacI family DNA-binding transcriptional regulator; translation: MNHATDADEAADTRAPTLDDVASRAGVSTATVSRFVNNPSVVAAATAERIRDAIAATGYIPNLLAGGLASSKSKMVAVLIPYLTDSIFNDTIQAMVEELSAAGTTVMLGLTGVSESRTEDLIRAALSRRVDAIIFTGPVTPQVEQMVRRSPALFIQVWDLPEDPIGIAVGFSHEAAGSAVARFVISRGYRRPHLVTAKGSRAQMRRTGFVGAWEAEGSGPFTESSVEVPSRFGHARRIFAEIRRLPEMPDVVVCGSDHLAQGVIVEALAAGLKVPEDIAVVGFGNSSIAGEMRPTITSVEVDGARIAREAIAAIRRKADKSTPPERWIDVGFRLIARESA
- a CDS encoding catechol 1,2-dioxygenase, with protein sequence MPATFASSDSVQKLFDRACGLDCAGGNPRLKAIMRDLLQATADIIVKHDVSESEFWQATRYLADGAGEIGLIVPGIGLEHFLDLYMDAKDAEAGLTGGTPRTIEGPLYVAGAPLVDGSDEVDLTSDPDDTDTLHMTGTITGPDGEPVKDAILHVWHANSKGWYSHFDPTSEQTPFNNRRRIRVPADGRYAFRSKMPHGYSVPPGGATDVLMQALGRHGNRPAHVHFFVEAPGYRTLTTQINFGDDPFAADDFAFGTREGLLPVPSRQGDTAHIAFDFQLQRARSEDEQRFSERTRAQA